GCCACGCGATTGCCGATGAACTGATTGCGACTGAACGTGGCCTCCATGCCATTGGTCGGCGCGAAGGAGAAGTCATTCATCAGGAACAGGTTGTCGTTGGAGCCGCCCTGCCCCGAGTCCATCGTCTGCTGACCGGCCCAGAGAAAGAGCCCGTCGCCGCTGTGGGTCATGCTGTTGTAGGCGACGACGTTGTGTTGGCACTGCTCGAACATGAGCAACGCCGCCGAGTCCTGGCCGCGCTGATAGAACCCGGTACTGGACCCACGCACATTGAAGTCGGCACGATTGTGCACAATGACGTGCCAGCTGCTCCGGTACATCCCAATCCCGAGACCGGAGTTAAATGAAAAATCGTTGTCGCGAATGGAGAGCGAATCACTGTGCGTGAGCAACAGGCCGTTCATGCTCTGCCGCACGGTATTGCGCCGCAGTGCGCCACCGACCACATGATCGAGGTACAGCCCGGCCCCGAACCGCTTCCACTCGCCGCTCTCGTTCTTGTGGTACGAGAGCCAGTCGTTGAGGCTCTCGTGCTCCACCACACTGAAGAGGCGGGGCTTCCAGCTGTAGCTCAGAGTGTTGTCATCCAGGTGCAGCGTGCGCACACCGCGCGCATGGATACCGAACCGATACCCGCGCGCCGTCAGGCCGCGCACGGTGATGCGTTCGCCTCCATCGATGAACAACGCCGTGCCCTGCGCCGCGTCGGGCGCACTCGCCGGAGGAGTGCCGATCAGCGTGACGCCGCGCAGGTCCACCGTGATGCCCGACCCACGAATGATGAGCAGCGCGGAGTCCGGGTTGGCGCTCGCCCGCCACCGATACGTGCCCGGCGCGATGCGCACCGAGCGCGTGATGACGAGCCCCGGCGTGGGACGCACCATGGGCAGCGATTGCGCGAACGCGGGGACTGCCGCGCCGAGCAGGAGCCCGCCCAGGCCCAGCCATCGCGTCAGATCCATCGGCGCACCTGCGCACAGTATGCCGCGTACGTCTCGGGGTGGCGGGCCTGCAGATGTCGCTCCTCGCGCGCGATGACGAACCGCTGCATCGCCAGCAGCATGAACGGGAGCAGGACGAGCGTCCACCCGCTGCCGATCAGCAGCGCGATGCCGGCGGTGACCAGCGCCATGCCGTGGTACATCGGATTCCGGGAGAGGCGGTAGACGCCCTGCGCCACCACGAGCGTGGCGGGCTTGTTGGGGTAGATCGCCGTGCGGCGACGGGCGAATGTCAGGATGCCCGTCAGGTCGAGCGCGGCCCCCATCGTGATCAGCGCCCCGCCAATCAGGCCGACTCCGCGCAACGCCGGCAGCGACAGACCGGGCAGCCCCAGCCGTGGTGCCCATCGCTCGACCAGCAGCGCCAACCCCACGCCCGCCACGAAGATCAGCGGCGGGGGAAAGGGCACGGCAGGCCCCCGATCTAGGGGCGACGGCGCGTCGGCGTGTCTCATCGCCAGAGATTGCACCGCGCGCCGCCGCTTGGCCAAGGGCGACGCGCCGGTCTTTTCGGTAGCTTTCCGGTATTCGTCGAGCCCGCCCGCATCCGAGACCTTCCGTGCGCCTGACTTTCCCTGCCCTGCCCCGGCTGCTTGGTGCGGCCGCTCTCCTCGCCGTCTTCACGTCGACCGCGGCCGCCCAACGACGCCCCGGCGTCGGCATGGGCTTCTACACGTATACCGGGCTCCTCGCCGGCGATGTGGAGCTGGGACAGGTCACCGGTACCACGGCGTACGCCGAGGGGCCCAACGTGACGCTCTCCGGGGTCGTCACGGCGCCGTTGATGAAGCTGCGCAAAAAGGCGGTGATCGTGGGGCTTCGCGGGACGGCAATCAGTGTCGGCAACAACGGCTGCCTCATCGTCCCGCCGTCGAACGAGTGCCAGGATCGTCGATTCACCGAACGCGTCACCTTGCTCACCGGCATGGCGTGGGACATCCGCGAGTCCCTCCTCCGCGTGACGGCCGGCCCCGCGCTCTACACGGTGGAGAAGGACGGCGCGCGCTTCGGCACGCAGGTGCGCGTCGATTACGCCCGACCGCGCCAGGGAAGCCGCATGCCAACGCTGTTCCTCTCGCGCAGCTTCCTCGGCAGCCAGCGCGGCCGCGGCGTGGGCTTCACGACGATCGGCCTCGGTCTACGCACCGCCAAGAAGCAGTGACCATGGACCGTCGCCTTTTTCTTTCCGACCTCACGCGCTACGCCGCCCTGTGCGCCGTGGTGCCCAATGTCTGGCGCGTCACGGGGCGGCCGCGGTTTGCCGACAATCCATTCACGGTGGGCGTCGCGTCGGGGGATCCGACGCCCACCGGCGGGGTGCTGTGGACACGTCTCGCCCCACGCCCGTTCGAACCGGACGGCGGCATGGAGGGCACGCGTGTCGTCGTGACGTGGGAAGTGGCCGACGACGACGCCTTCACGAAGGTGGTGCAGAAGGGGCGCGCGACGGCGGCGCCGGAGCTGAGCTATAGCGTCCACGTGGACGTGACGGGGCTGCAGCCCGATCGCTGGTACTTCTACCGGTTCACCACCGGCGCCGGCGCGAACGCGGCCCAGAGCGCCGTGGGGCGCTTCCGCACGGCACCCGCCGATGGTGCGATGACGCCGCTCGCGCTCGCCTTCATGAGCTGCCAGCGCTACGACCAGGGACTGTTCACGGCGTTCGATCACCTGGCGAATGAGTCGCAGCTCGATCTCGCGGTGCACCTGGGCGACTACATCTACGAGTACGCGAGTCCCTCGACCGCGGTCCGCAAGCATCAGGGGCTCGAGATCCGCACGCTTGACGACTATCGCCGCCGGTATGCGCAGTACAAGACGGATCCCATGCTGCAGGCCGCGCATGTGCGCTGCCCGTGGCTCGTGATCTGGGACGACCACGAAGTGGACAACAACTATGCCGGCCTCACGGGCGAGAACGGCATGGAATCGGTGGAACAGATGCGCACCCGCCGCGCGGCGGCGTATCAGGCGTGGTGGGAGCATCAGCCGGTGCGCGTCCCACGCGCCCAATCGTGGGCGGACCTGACAATCACCCGCACGGTCAACTGGGGTGCGCTGGCGCGCTTCTGGATGCTCGACACGCGACAGTACCGCGACGCACAGGCCTGCGGCGGCGCGACGGCGCCGCTGTGTGACGACGCTCTCGACCCCAAGCGTGGGCTTCTCGGGGCGTCGCAGGAGAAGTGGCTGGTGGACGGCTTGGGGACGTCGAAGAGCCACTGGCAGGTGCTGGCCAATCAGGTGATGATGGCCCCGTACGACGCGGCCGCTTGCGCCGAGTATCGCGTGTCGATGGATCAGTGGAGCGGGTATCCGATCGCGCGCGACCGCCTGCTCGGCGAGATCGCGAAGCGCGCGCCCAATCGCACGGTGGTGATCACCGGCGACATTCACAGCAACTGGGTGAATGAACTCCACGCGGACTTCAAGCGTCCCGACCGCCCGGTGATCGGCGCCGAGTTCGTGGGCACGAGCATCGCGTCGGGGGGTGACGGCACGAATGTGCCGACGGCGCGTCTCGACGGCATGAAGCAGGAGAACCCGCACCTCAAGTGGTTCGAGAACCGCCGCGGCTATGTGCGGGCCCGCATCGACGAACGGGCGTGGACCGTGGACTACCGCAGCGTGCCGTTCGTGGAGAAACCCGGCGCGCCGATCGTCACGGCGAGCAGCTGGCGCGTGGAGCACGGCAAGCCGGGGATTCTCCTCGGCTGAGCCGCGCCCGGCCTACATCCGCGCTTCAGTCGGTACGATCGAGCTGAATTCGCGGGTGGGCATGCGCGCGCCACCGCGCAGCGCCGCGATCACGTCGTCCGCGCGATCGTCCTCGCAGCCCACACTCCGCAGCGCGTGATACGCCATCCCGAAGGCGAGCTCGCGTTCGCCCATGAGCGCCTTCTGCACCCCAAGCTGCTCGAAGAATTCCTGCTCGAGATCGGCGTGCGTACGCACGATGATGTCGATCTCGGGGTTCTTCGCCCGCGCGAGCTCGATGATGTGCCGCGCGTGATACGGATCCGGCGTCGCAATCACGAGCAGCTTCGCGAACTCGGGCTTGGCATGCTCGAGAATGCCCGGCCGCGTCGCGTCGCCAAAGATGGACGTGACGCCAAGCGTGCGCATGGCATCGACCACGCGGCGATCCTGATCGATGGCAATGAAGGGAATGCCGACCCGCTCGAACGCTTCGCCAATCGTGCGCCCCACGCGACCGTAGCCGATCAGGATCGCGTGATTGACCGGCGTCGCCATCCAGATATCG
The DNA window shown above is from Gemmatimonadaceae bacterium and carries:
- a CDS encoding alkaline phosphatase D family protein, which gives rise to MDRRLFLSDLTRYAALCAVVPNVWRVTGRPRFADNPFTVGVASGDPTPTGGVLWTRLAPRPFEPDGGMEGTRVVVTWEVADDDAFTKVVQKGRATAAPELSYSVHVDVTGLQPDRWYFYRFTTGAGANAAQSAVGRFRTAPADGAMTPLALAFMSCQRYDQGLFTAFDHLANESQLDLAVHLGDYIYEYASPSTAVRKHQGLEIRTLDDYRRRYAQYKTDPMLQAAHVRCPWLVIWDDHEVDNNYAGLTGENGMESVEQMRTRRAAAYQAWWEHQPVRVPRAQSWADLTITRTVNWGALARFWMLDTRQYRDAQACGGATAPLCDDALDPKRGLLGASQEKWLVDGLGTSKSHWQVLANQVMMAPYDAAACAEYRVSMDQWSGYPIARDRLLGEIAKRAPNRTVVITGDIHSNWVNELHADFKRPDRPVIGAEFVGTSIASGGDGTNVPTARLDGMKQENPHLKWFENRRGYVRARIDERAWTVDYRSVPFVEKPGAPIVTASSWRVEHGKPGILLG
- a CDS encoding isoprenylcysteine carboxylmethyltransferase family protein — protein: MPFPPPLIFVAGVGLALLVERWAPRLGLPGLSLPALRGVGLIGGALITMGAALDLTGILTFARRRTAIYPNKPATLVVAQGVYRLSRNPMYHGMALVTAGIALLIGSGWTLVLLPFMLLAMQRFVIAREERHLQARHPETYAAYCAQVRRWI